A window of Magnolia sinica isolate HGM2019 chromosome 13, MsV1, whole genome shotgun sequence genomic DNA:
CTTATATATAAGGTTAAGATGACTTTTATTAAAACCATTAGAATTTCTATATGATGACTATAGTGTAAGATAGTTGAATGGTGTTCTTTGCATCTCTCAAATCTTTCCTTTTCAAGTAATCCTCATATAAATCAAGCTCTCTATCAAAAGTTTTCACCTTCTACTCTTTTATCAATGGGGGTGGTGATGATCAATCTctaatttttaaatttccttcaaaagtttttttttttatttaaataaataaaatgtgttttattaaaaaaaaatcatttaaagcAATTTTCCCAAAAACAATTAATTTGCCTATCTTCCTATATATACAGAGTTTTAAATGTTTAATCAATTATGCGGTTCTTTTTTTCTCTCCAAAAATACAAAGTTTAAAACGGTGTTTTGCTAACTATGGTTATGATTGATTTATGGTAGCCATACATGGTTGTGATGAGATTAAGGgatattttggatattatttctAATATTTTATTGAGATAGATGTTTTGGATTAGTAATGGATGGTATATTAGGGTTCTCTTTTTCTTGagtaaaaaaaagttattttctTGCATTATAATTTGTGTTGCCTGTGGTAGAACTAGAAGAAATGGAATATTGTGATTACTAGCATTGTGGCTTGTAGGCTATTGGGTACCAATCCACGGtcctttaaatttttatttattttattttatttttttaaaatttcttgctGCATTAGTGAAGAAAATTTTGTGGTTTGATCTTCAAGGCAAAGGTACATATGCAAATCGAGTTCAATTTGGCTGCACCAGATATGCTTTGTGGTTTGCTCCATCTAATGATCTTGTCCAAGCACAACTAAATGCACACCAACGCATAAAATTGTATATTCTCAGTACACCGATCAAATGTCTGGAATCATCTGTTGGGGTTGCACTTGGGGATTGCtgtcgcagtgggccccacccaatgaACACCTTAGGTCACTGAAAGGTTGATCCTACCTGTAGTGTCATTTGGTTGAACAAAATGCTCTTTTTGCTTGAGCAACATGTAATATGTTGGTATATATTTTTGGTTTACAAAATTTCTGAAGTTGAATGCCATTTGGGAGATATGTCAGGCCCCATGCTTTCCACATCATACTTGTTTGGGCCAAGTGGAGCTTCTCTTCGCTCACAATTCcaatgttttttattttaaaaaaagaacgTCACATAATTTTGTGATTAAGCTAGTGAAGGCACTGCCCTCTGTACCATACAAATCTGATGTGCAGGGCATGGCACCCACCATAATCGAGGGATTCCTTGCCCAAATAAGCTCCTTTAATGTTGATTATTCATGTAGTTTAGATGTGGGGCCTTGTTGTCGGAAATTATATCTTGTGTCATTAAGTAACCCTGTAACCAGAATTCAAATTTAGCTTCAAATCCAATCCTCGTAACATATTTGATGCATTCTGTCTATGGTATCAATTTTGTGATTAAATTCTATCAAGAGCTCGCCCTTTATGTGGGATGCTCCATTATAGTCAATTAATTAAGCTGTTGTTACGAAGCCACATTGGAAAATGATTGGGATGGGGGAGAAGGCATGCCATAGATTCAATTATTTATTATGCCCATCTTATTTGGTTTATCTGTATATAGGAAAATGATTGAGATGGGGGagaagcagtgttttaaatagcggtagcgtgatgcgtagcactcaaccctctatagcgtgtagcgtaaatacatagcgtgtagcgtaagctgcatgatacttctatttttaaatttaaaaataggacaaatataataaatagtgaaaaaaaaggaaaaaaatataaaaatgcgtaaaagatgattcattttatcaattataagcatgttcaaaaaagttagcatgttcaaaaaagttattagttatttatcaaaagccaatccacatatataagccaaatcaaataattatcacatcaacaactttctaagcaaaccactttaattaatgatgtctaattgaaaccacaagtcacaattatgaaaagaaataaaaatcccattggTTAAAAGtattaagtacaatacaagtgtcacattcatcaacattagaaacaaagaaaacgtgaaaaaataataataaaactaaaatagtaaaaaaataccttgtagcttatgctatggacgctacgcgctacgtagctgtagcatACACTACGACccttacgctatttgggacgctacagccacgctatgctacgtagcgtacgctacgggcgctatttgaaacactggggAGAAGGCATGCCATGGATTCAATTATTTATTATGCTCATCTTATTTGGTTTATCGCTATTTTATACGATGCAAGTAGTTAGGGGCAAAAATTGAACCACAATTAGTAATATAGCTAGATCTTTTCATTATTTAATGATATGAGAAGGTTTTTAGCCAAAGAAAAGAACATTTACATTGTTTACAATGATATCCAACTGTATGTATCACAATGCTGCAATTGGGATTTTGCCTGTCCCTTTTAAGAGGCGAGAGGAGGGTGGAGATTTTACTGACGCACAAAATGATCAATAGTCCTCACACATATATCCGATTTGTATTTGCTATCATCTACTCTGTGATTTTAGCCTTTGAATTgggaaaaattttcaatgatccacaccattcatatgaAGGGccacatggtggatggttgatgaCCAATGCATTCTTTGTAATGGAAGGCCCTATGGATGGGCGCGCAAAGGAATGTTTGAAGGAGACAATCCATGTCTGAGAGTTCTTTCATGTATCCTCCTTCCacgatgaggcccatcatataagcAGTTTGACCTATTGAAACATTACCTCAGATCAACTACTATGGTCCCACGTAAAAATACTAGTAAGTCGAGATGTATTGTAGCAAACCCTTTCTCATATGGACCTTTTCACTACTGCTTCTCCCCCTTTCTCCCATGTTTTGCAAACCACCTCTCTCTGTGCATTGCATCCccatttcccactaatgtacatGAACAGCTTGTTGATGGGCTTAGTGAGAAGTCACCACCAATcagtgcatctctctctctctctctctctctctctctctctctctctgtagctTTCCCACCACATTTTCAGTTGTTCATTCTTATCTGAACACTAGTCTTTCTTAAGATGTTCTTCTTGTGGTTATGCACATATTCTGTGGTTTTTTCCATAGATACATGGGCAATAGTATTGATCATGTAAGTataaagaaaaccccaaaaactactCTCTTCCTACTAGAAAATTGGATGACTTGGTGGCCATAAAAATCTCAAGAGAAAAGTGATTattagaaagatttttttttgaaggattcaTTAGAAAGATTTTTCTTGACTATGTTACGAAGACACTCCAGTTGAACTTGGTTATCTGCATTGAACTGCATTCTAATGCTCTTGTTGCACTTTTAGATACTGATGTGAACTTTCTTTTGCTGCCGAGTAAATTCTATCGAGCTCTGTTTGCCAAAATTGTTGTGGGCAGAAAATTTGACCAAGCTATAACTTGAAAATTGATCATTGTTGGCCTATCACAAAAATTCATACATTGCCTTTTTGCTCAAAAGGTGTGGGCGAGCTTCCTTAGTCTGTTTAATGTGCCATGGGTGATGCCAGGATTAATTGGTGACCTCCTTTTGGCATGTCATGGTGTTGGGCTCGGGAAAGAAAGAAGTGTGAGCCGGAGATTgggctttttttttgggggggggggggggtggggcgCGGAGGAAGGGGAGTGGTAGATGCTTTTGAAATGAGTACGGTCGTGTAGGTTTTCAGTAGGGCAAAGCTTTTTGTAGTGGAATGGCCTCTTGTATAAAGGCACTTGAGGAATGtaatttttcttctctctttgggTTGTAGTCTTTTCCTCTTACCTTACCACTTCTAACAAAATACtgtttatctttcaaaagaagaagaagaagccaaggGTTTCTTTTATTCTTACTATGAAATGCAGACCAGGTGGTGGCACACTAACAAAACATCAttctttcaatttattttttcaatgaTTGTGATCTCTTTGTACTGCAGTCACTTTCACACAAAGGCATGAAGCCCGTCAGGTCTATGTGCGCAGCACAGCTCGAGTTTTTGAGATATATTATGCAACCGAACAGCAGAGCGGTAATGAGTACCTTTGTACTGTACGCTGTGGTGTTGCTGCAAGAGAAGGCGAGATACTTCATACAGGCAATGGTGGAGAAGCCATTGCTGAACTCCAGGATGGCAATGGTAAAGCCATGGAGCTTCCAAAAGAGATAACTCAGAGCAGCAGCAGTAGTAGTAACGACGAAGATGGTTGGGTAGAAGTGAAGGTCCCTGATTCTCCTCTCAATGGCACAACCAATCCCATGTCTAATAAAATTGATGGAAAAACTGACAGAAAAACTCAGGTATGCTTGCATTCTCTTCTCAGTCTAGCTAGAGGAAATgagatattttttttttgtaaatgctGATGAAAGAAACCTTTCAGGATTACTACGAGGCAACCGCAGAGATTACTGATGCAAGTCCTTGCATCTCCATCATAATTCGGTTGCTCTCCCTTCAGGTCAAGGGATGCGTTTTCGTAGAAGAGATTTACATATTTGCCGACCCAGTTGAATCCACCGATTCAGACCATCAGGCGGGTCCTTCACAAAACTCTGCCGGAAGTAATTTACTCGCCATGCTTGTTCCTAGTCTTCTGCAATTATCTAAATCAAggcaggaaagaatccaagatagGCATGTTCATGATACTGGGGAAGCACGGAAATTACAAGATGGTGGGTTGAAAGCAACTGAATTGATCAGTCCAGAAATGGGGAGGGTGGTTCAGCAAGGAACACCTTCCAACACTGCAGATCCAAGGGTAATGACAATGAAAGAACTGAGTGGTGACACTGCAGAATGCGAGCAATTAGGATCTGGTAGGCAGATACCTGGCGCAGAGAACATACCCGAGTCCGAGTTTGTTTCTTCCATTGGAAAGAACAATCATTTAGATAGAATGTTGGATCAGCTTGATACCCGAATGGGAAGAATAGAGGCCTTCTGTGCAAGGTTTGAAGAAAACATGCTGAAGCCCCTTAGCTGCATGGCAATGAGGCTTGAGCAGCTGGAGCAGAAACTGGATGCACTCGCTCTGAGATCCCAACCCTCCACATCATTCTCCTGTTCAAGGTTTGCAGCTCCCGAATTTTCATTCGGTGATTCTGAATCCAACGATGCTTCAGAATCAATGCAGAAGGATCTCTCTGTCGAGAAACCATCTTCAATCAATGATAATGCTACTGCTTCAGTGACATTTGTGCCTGAGCTGCGCCCCTGTTTGATAGTTACTGCACCCGAGTTCTCAAACGATGATGACGATGGTGATAGAAACTGTGGTGACAGTTCAGAGTCTGTGACGAAAGACCATACTGCCCCTGAATTTTCAAAAGACGCTGATGGTGATGAGAAATGTGGGGAGACTTCAGAGTCTGTAATGAAGGATCACTGCATGAATAAGCCATCTTTATCCATCGATGATGCGTTGGCTTTGGCCCTTTCTGCATTCATATCGTCAGCTTCAACTCAACCTCCCAAACTTATCCCTACTTTGATTGTTAAGGCTCCTGAGTTTGCAAATGAAGATGATAGTAATGAGGAATTGCTTTCACCCTCTGCTGGGGTTTCATGTGAAGGATCTGAAAATCCCAGCATCAATTGCTGCAGGAGTGACGGAATAGATGGTTCCTGTTCAACTAAACACGTCTCCACTTCTCCTGTTAGGGTTTCATGCAAAGGATCTGAAAATCCCCGCATTGATTGCTGTGTGAACGATGGAATAGACGGTTTGGGTTCAACTAAATGTGTCTCCCCTTCTCAAGAGGGTGAGATATGCGAGCATCATATGAAATGGTTGAAAGACAGCCCTGCAAAGGCTTTGAGTTCTGCTAGATTCATATTTGAAGGAGCTGAGAATCCAAAAGATTCAGAGTCTACTCTCTGCAATTCTCAAGACAGCAATATACAAGAGCATCATCACATGAAGTGGGCCAACGACAGCCCAACAAAGACAGCTGCAAACGTCGATGTGACACAGAACCAGCTTCACATGGGAGGGGTTGAAGACAGCTGTGAAGATACCAGCAGGAACAGAATTTCTGCACAAGACTGGGATGACATACAACAGGCTGATGGTGGCAATGCGGAGACAACTGCTAATGGAGCTGTCTCATTCAAGGAAGGTACTGAAAGCACCCATCAGACCAACAGAAGCAGTGCTGATGCCGTGAAAGGAACCTCTCCAGGTCAGTTCTATGAGGAGCAGAACAATGACTGTGACAGAGATGCCACTAACAATGGAGATATCACCCGCAGCGGTTCCACCACAGGTGTCCAGCTTCAAAATGAAGGCCATGATGAAGCTGGTTTGGAGAATGAACTGACCCAGGCATCAAAACCTGCAGTGGATTTCAATCTTCCCATCTTGGATGTGAAGTTCACGTCACAGGAAAACTGCAGCAGCAGGTTGACCCTTGAATATCTTCTAGGCGACCTTCTGGAAAAGGAAATGCAGGATTCTGGTGTTGGGGATGCCTATGATGATGCCTATGCTACTACTGTCCAACAAAATCACATGGTCTCATTTGATGGATCTGGGTCGAAAGATCCTGCAGTAATCAATCAGTTTCTGGAGCTGGAGGATCTTTCAGTGGAAGATGTAGCTTCATGTACTAATGGTGAAGAGTTACAAGACCATTCAGCAATGGTGAACCAAGAACCATTCTCCGGCCTcatatgagctgcctcagattgaagcaagGCAAGAGAAACACTTTCATTTCATACCATGACCTTATGCTAAAGGGATTgctttgtattaaaaaaaaaaaatcaaaatcaaaatcaaaatcaaaatcaaaactgtTTGTACAGGGGAAAACGATGCAACAGCCTGGTAGATGGTTATATATCTCAAGTTCTTTTCCAACTAAGTCTCactcatccatgatttagaaaaaAGATAAGTTCATCTGAACTTGTATTTATTCAACAAATAGCAACAGCTGAAAAAAGGGGTTGATCATTCACTTTTGCCATTTTGCTGGGCCGCAACAAAGTTGCGGATGACTTCCATGGCCAGCTGGTGAGCAGTCTTGTTCTGCAGCGTTGCAAGTTCATCCATGGCTTCGTATGTGTCTTTGTCAGcaaaaagctttagattaaatcGTGCCGGTGCCTTTGCTATGCCTTCCCACTTCTCAACCGTCTCTTTCAGTTTGTCAAAGCCCTGCATAGGATAGGaagaaacttaatgtatgcttactCTGCCGGTATAGAACCGTTTGGATTTTCAATTAGTTGCCccaggaatgatatgtagatgaaaatgggGCAAAACGAAGCATTGAGACACTACTGATATAGAAATTTTGTTCTGTGGta
This region includes:
- the LOC131222540 gene encoding uncharacterized protein LOC131222540 is translated as MEEEKMEESSGGSPCWSAATNWTVADGSLQNSISFESPVFPIPEEKEVKNAVLTKDQLILQPPPSDSAPCEINVTFTQRHEARQVYVRSTARVFEIYYATEQQSGNEYLCTVRCGVAAREGEILHTGNGGEAIAELQDGNGKAMELPKEITQSSSSSSNDEDGWVEVKVPDSPLNGTTNPMSNKIDGKTDRKTQDYYEATAEITDASPCISIIIRLLSLQVKGCVFVEEIYIFADPVESTDSDHQAGPSQNSAGSNLLAMLVPSLLQLSKSRQERIQDRHVHDTGEARKLQDGGLKATELISPEMGRVVQQGTPSNTADPRVMTMKELSGDTAECEQLGSGRQIPGAENIPESEFVSSIGKNNHLDRMLDQLDTRMGRIEAFCARFEENMLKPLSCMAMRLEQLEQKLDALALRSQPSTSFSCSRFAAPEFSFGDSESNDASESMQKDLSVEKPSSINDNATASVTFVPELRPCLIVTAPEFSNDDDDGDRNCGDSSESVTKDHTAPEFSKDADGDEKCGETSESVMKDHCMNKPSLSIDDALALALSAFISSASTQPPKLIPTLIVKAPEFANEDDSNEELLSPSAGVSCEGSENPSINCCRSDGIDGSCSTKHVSTSPVRVSCKGSENPRIDCCVNDGIDGLGSTKCVSPSQEGEICEHHMKWLKDSPAKALSSARFIFEGAENPKDSESTLCNSQDSNIQEHHHMKWANDSPTKTAANVDVTQNQLHMGGVEDSCEDTSRNRISAQDWDDIQQADGGNAETTANGAVSFKEGTESTHQTNRSSADAVKGTSPGQFYEEQNNDCDRDATNNGDITRSGSTTGVQLQNEGHDEAGLENELTQASKPAVDFNLPILDVKFTSQENCSSRLTLEYLLGDLLEKEMQDSGVGDAYDDAYATTVQQNHMVSFDGSGSKDPAVINQFLELEDLSVEDVASCTNGEELQDHSAMVNQEPFSGLI